One region of Candidatus Hydrogenedentota bacterium genomic DNA includes:
- the prfB gene encoding peptide chain release factor 2: MYEVEAQQAGEFQTRLAGLRKSLNVESVKGDIAELEQRMAVPGFWDDMESAQKVVQQLKALKAVVGAPDELAREIEDASTMVEMGVEMEDESVASEIAGMLGRIEAKLHRLELNSLFQDPRDTKTAMVNVHPGAGGTESCDWAMMLYRMFTRFCELRDFTVEVLDFQDGEEAGLKSASLRVSGPYAFGTLKSEDGVHRLVRISPFDSAARRHTSFAAIEVLAEVDEDIEIEIKEDDIKMDVFRSSGAGGQKVNKTSSAVRLTHLPTGIVVSCQIERSQHRNRDTAMQMLKAKLYDIEMKRKEAELSAAREGQQDVAWGSQIRSYVLHPYQMIKDHRTNAETGNVDRVLNGELDLFVEAYLKWNLERKSGVRDDD, from the coding sequence ATGTATGAAGTCGAGGCGCAGCAGGCGGGCGAGTTTCAGACCCGGCTCGCCGGGCTGCGCAAAAGCCTGAATGTGGAGAGCGTCAAGGGCGACATCGCCGAACTCGAGCAGCGGATGGCCGTGCCCGGTTTCTGGGACGACATGGAGTCCGCCCAGAAGGTGGTGCAGCAGCTCAAGGCGCTGAAGGCCGTGGTGGGCGCGCCCGACGAGCTCGCCCGCGAGATCGAGGACGCCTCGACGATGGTCGAGATGGGCGTCGAGATGGAGGACGAGTCCGTCGCCTCCGAGATCGCCGGCATGCTCGGGCGCATCGAGGCGAAACTGCACCGCCTCGAGCTCAACAGCCTGTTCCAGGACCCCCGCGACACCAAGACCGCCATGGTGAACGTCCACCCCGGCGCGGGCGGCACCGAGTCCTGCGACTGGGCCATGATGCTCTACCGCATGTTCACCCGCTTCTGCGAGCTGCGCGACTTCACGGTCGAGGTGCTCGACTTTCAGGACGGCGAGGAGGCGGGGCTGAAAAGCGCCTCGCTGCGGGTCTCCGGGCCCTACGCCTTCGGCACGCTGAAGTCCGAGGACGGCGTCCACCGCCTGGTGCGCATCTCCCCCTTCGACTCGGCGGCGCGCCGCCACACCTCCTTCGCGGCCATCGAGGTGCTCGCCGAGGTGGACGAGGACATCGAAATCGAGATCAAGGAGGACGACATCAAGATGGACGTGTTCCGCTCGAGCGGCGCGGGCGGCCAGAAGGTGAACAAGACCAGCTCGGCCGTGCGGCTCACCCACCTGCCCACGGGCATCGTGGTCTCCTGCCAGATCGAGCGGTCCCAGCACCGCAACCGCGACACGGCCATGCAGATGCTCAAGGCCAAGCTCTACGACATCGAGATGAAACGCAAGGAGGCGGAGCTCAGCGCCGCCCGCGAGGGGCAGCAGGACGTGGCCTGGGGCAGCCAGATTCGCAGCTACGTCCTCCACCCCTACCAGATGATCAAGGACCACCGGACCAACGCCGAAACGGGCAACGTGGACCGCGTCCTGAACGGTGAGCTCGACCTCTTTGTCGAGGCCTACCTCAAGTGGAACCTCGAGCGGAAGAGCGGGGTCAGGGACGACGACTAA